From a single Wenzhouxiangella sp. XN24 genomic region:
- the purB gene encoding adenylosuccinate lyase, translating to MDTSPLTAISPVDGRYAGRASRLRPVFSEFGLIRYRVAVEARWLLALADEPGIVELDPVTGKPLELLKSLAAGLTLEQAVRVKSIEGKTNHDVKAVEYFLKEQLAPLDADGRLREFFHFACTSEDINNLAYALMLRDARNEVLLPEQNGLTTRLAHLAEEYAALPMLSRTHGQAASPTTLGKEFANFAWRLRRLGASFAQVEILGKLNGAVGNYNAHLAAYPDVDWPAVSRLFVESLGLASNPYTTQIEPHDWIAEYCHALERFNTALLDLCRDLWGYVSLGYFKQKLVAGEVGSSTMPHKVNPIDFENAEGNLGIANALLGHFAAKLPVSRWQRDLTDSTVLRNIGVALGHSLIAYSSVMKGLERLEADPARLEQDLEANWEVLGEAIQTAMRRHGLENPYEQLKALTRGRRVTPEELRAFIGGLGLPGEVQHRLLELTPGTYTGLAARLARDL from the coding sequence ATGGATACCTCACCGCTCACGGCCATTTCCCCGGTTGATGGCCGTTACGCCGGGCGGGCCTCCCGGCTCCGTCCCGTGTTCAGTGAATTCGGACTGATCCGATACCGTGTCGCCGTGGAGGCCCGCTGGTTGCTCGCGCTTGCTGACGAGCCGGGCATCGTCGAGCTCGACCCGGTGACCGGCAAACCGCTCGAACTGCTCAAGTCGCTGGCCGCCGGCCTGACGCTCGAACAGGCGGTGCGGGTAAAGTCCATCGAAGGGAAGACCAATCACGACGTCAAGGCCGTCGAATACTTCCTCAAGGAGCAGCTTGCGCCCCTGGATGCAGACGGCCGCCTGCGCGAGTTCTTCCACTTCGCCTGCACCTCTGAAGACATCAACAACCTGGCCTATGCCCTGATGCTGCGGGACGCACGCAACGAGGTCCTGCTGCCGGAACAGAACGGCCTCACCACCCGGCTGGCCCACCTGGCGGAGGAGTACGCCGCCCTCCCGATGCTCTCGCGCACGCACGGGCAGGCAGCGTCGCCGACCACGCTGGGCAAGGAGTTCGCCAATTTCGCGTGGCGGCTGCGGCGGCTGGGGGCGAGCTTCGCGCAGGTGGAGATCCTCGGCAAGCTGAACGGCGCCGTGGGGAACTACAACGCGCATCTCGCGGCGTATCCCGACGTGGACTGGCCCGCCGTGTCGCGACTTTTCGTGGAGTCGCTCGGCCTGGCGTCGAATCCCTACACGACGCAGATCGAGCCGCATGACTGGATCGCCGAGTATTGCCATGCACTGGAGCGTTTCAACACCGCCCTCCTGGACCTCTGTCGCGACCTGTGGGGCTACGTCTCGCTGGGCTATTTCAAGCAGAAGCTGGTGGCCGGGGAAGTCGGCTCCTCCACCATGCCGCACAAGGTCAACCCGATCGATTTCGAGAATGCGGAAGGCAACCTCGGCATCGCCAATGCGCTGCTCGGGCATTTTGCCGCCAAGCTGCCGGTATCGCGCTGGCAGCGCGACCTGACCGATTCCACGGTGCTGCGCAATATCGGCGTCGCGCTCGGCCACTCGCTGATCGCGTATTCGTCGGTGATGAAAGGCCTCGAGCGACTCGAGGCGGATCCGGCGCGACTCGAGCAGGACCTGGAGGCGAACTGGGAGGTGCTGGGAGAAGCCATCCAGACCGCGATGCGTCGTCACGGCCTGGAAAACCCCTACGAGCAGCTCAAGGCGCTGACGCGGGGGCGCCGGGTGACGCCGGAGGAGTTGCGCGCCTTCATCGGCGGCCTCGGCCTGCCCGGCGAGGTGCAGCATCGCCTGCTCGAACTCACGCCCGGGACTTACACCGGGCTCGCCGCCCGGCTCGCACGCGATCTCTGA
- a CDS encoding GNAT family N-acetyltransferase, whose product MDYSDFSVRLADWGTDEENLRQLRTTVFVEEQAVAEDEEWDGLDPVCAHAVATAPDVGAIGTGRLHPSGKIGRMAVLPEWRGYGVGAAILRRLLEEAAQQGLEAVYLHAQVQVLGFYARFGFVAEGPEFDEAGIMHRLMRLSLPGGGTGLTAPGELTGTRRMLSGKLEFADAVADVAALAARSLAIFTPDLEHGVYDSKRFLEIVKRLVLSRSHARIRVLISDPGRVQPSVNRFLYVGRRLSTFIEFRHLPDAYQDRSDAFLVADGMALVYRPKTDRWEGIADTREPRMARRYLGQFDQLWQLSTAARELDELGL is encoded by the coding sequence ATGGACTACAGCGATTTCAGCGTACGCCTCGCCGACTGGGGCACCGATGAAGAGAATCTGCGCCAGCTCCGCACCACGGTGTTCGTCGAGGAGCAGGCCGTCGCCGAGGACGAGGAATGGGACGGCCTCGATCCCGTTTGCGCCCACGCGGTCGCCACCGCGCCGGACGTCGGCGCCATCGGGACAGGCCGCCTCCATCCGTCGGGCAAGATCGGACGCATGGCGGTGCTGCCGGAATGGCGCGGCTACGGTGTCGGCGCGGCGATCCTGCGCCGGCTGCTCGAAGAGGCCGCGCAGCAGGGGCTCGAGGCGGTCTACCTGCACGCCCAGGTCCAGGTGCTCGGTTTTTATGCGCGCTTCGGCTTCGTGGCTGAAGGCCCGGAATTCGACGAGGCGGGCATCATGCATCGCCTGATGCGCCTTTCCCTACCAGGCGGCGGCACGGGCCTGACAGCGCCCGGGGAACTGACCGGCACCCGGCGCATGCTGAGCGGCAAGCTGGAATTCGCCGATGCGGTCGCCGACGTGGCTGCCCTGGCGGCCCGGTCGCTCGCCATCTTCACGCCGGACCTCGAACACGGCGTCTACGATTCGAAGCGTTTCCTGGAGATCGTGAAACGCCTGGTCCTGTCGCGCAGCCACGCCCGCATCCGGGTCCTGATCAGCGATCCGGGCCGCGTGCAACCGAGCGTCAACCGCTTCCTCTACGTTGGCCGGCGCCTCTCCACCTTCATCGAGTTCCGCCATCTGCCGGACGCTTACCAGGATCGCAGCGACGCCTTCCTGGTCGCGGACGGCATGGCACTGGTCTACCGGCCGAAGACCGACCGCTGGGAAGGCATCGCCGACACTCGAGAGCCGCGCATGGCGCGCCGATACCTCGGACAGTTCGACCAGCTGTGGCAGCTCAGCACGGCGGCGCGCGAACTGGACGAACTGGGACTCTGA
- the mnmA gene encoding tRNA 2-thiouridine(34) synthase MnmA, producing MMAAQRVIVGLSGGVDSSVAALRLLEAGHDVEGLFMSNWSEDEEGYCQSAEDFQDARAVCELLGIPLHHADFSREYRDRVFAAFLSGYRAGVTPNPDVLCNREIKFGSFLDHARRLGAARIATGHYARTDAAGRLLRAVDADKDQTYFLHAVPAEALRHTVFPLGELHKTEVRALAKRAGLPNHDRKDSTGICFIGERPFAEFLARHLEDEAGEIEDLDGRALGRHQGLTRYTLGQRQGLRLGGVSGADDAPWFVAGKDAARNVLLVVQGHDHPALFSRRLTAVEPHWVAGVPPAVPLECMARCRHRQPLQPCRLEITGDGPLVVNFATPQRALTPGQFVVFYSGENCLGGATIATVDAPTAAGRLQSRPVSA from the coding sequence CTGATGGCCGCGCAGCGCGTCATCGTAGGCCTGTCCGGCGGCGTCGATTCCTCGGTCGCGGCGCTGCGCCTGCTGGAGGCGGGCCATGATGTCGAGGGCCTGTTCATGAGCAACTGGTCCGAGGACGAGGAAGGCTACTGCCAGTCCGCCGAGGATTTCCAGGATGCGCGAGCCGTATGCGAACTGCTGGGCATCCCGCTGCACCACGCGGATTTCTCGCGCGAGTACCGGGACCGCGTGTTCGCGGCATTCCTCTCCGGCTACCGCGCCGGCGTCACGCCGAACCCGGACGTCCTCTGTAACCGGGAAATCAAGTTCGGCAGCTTTCTCGACCATGCCCGACGCCTCGGCGCCGCGCGCATCGCGACCGGCCACTATGCAAGGACCGACGCAGCCGGACGGCTGCTGCGCGCCGTAGACGCGGACAAGGACCAGACCTATTTCCTGCACGCGGTGCCGGCCGAAGCCCTGCGCCACACCGTCTTTCCGCTGGGAGAACTGCACAAGACCGAAGTGCGGGCGCTGGCGAAGCGGGCGGGACTGCCCAACCACGATCGCAAGGACAGCACCGGGATCTGTTTTATCGGCGAACGGCCCTTTGCCGAGTTCCTGGCACGTCACCTGGAGGACGAAGCCGGCGAAATAGAGGACCTGGACGGGAGGGCGCTCGGCCGACACCAGGGACTGACCCGCTATACCCTGGGGCAGCGCCAGGGACTGCGACTCGGCGGCGTCAGCGGCGCCGACGACGCACCCTGGTTCGTGGCCGGCAAGGACGCTGCCCGCAATGTGCTGCTCGTGGTCCAGGGACACGATCATCCCGCCCTGTTCAGCCGGCGGCTCACGGCCGTCGAGCCCCACTGGGTCGCAGGCGTCCCGCCGGCTGTTCCGCTGGAATGCATGGCGCGCTGCCGGCATCGCCAGCCCTTGCAGCCCTGCCGCCTCGAGATCACGGGCGATGGCCCGCTGGTCGTGAACTTCGCAACTCCGCAGCGTGCCCTCACCCCAGGACAGTTCGTCGTCTTTTACAGCGGCGAGAATTGCCTGGGCGGCGCCACGATCGCGACCGTGGACGCGCCGACCGCCGCCGGCCGGCTCCAATCCCGTCCCGTCTCCGCCTGA